In Streptomyces chartreusis, the following proteins share a genomic window:
- a CDS encoding DNA-directed RNA polymerase subunit beta': MLDVNFFDELRIGLATADDIRQWSHGEVKKPETINYRTLKPEKDGLFCEKIFGPTRDWECYCGKYKRVRFKGIICERCGVEVTRAKVRRERMGHIELAAPVTHIWYFKGVPSRLGYLLDLAPKDLEKVIYFAAYMITYVDEERRTRDLPSLEAHVSVERQQVENRRDADLEARAKKLETDLAELEAEGAKADVRRKVREGAEREMKQLRDRSQREIDRLDEVWTRFKNLKVQDLEGDELLYRELRDRFGTYFDGSMGAAALQKRLESFDLDEEAEKLREIIRTGKGQKKTRALKRLKVVSAFLQTSNSPKGMVLDCVPVIPPDLRPMVQLDGGRFATSDLNDLYRRVINRNNRLKRLLDLGAPEIIVNNEKRMLQEAVDALFDNGRRGRPVTGPGNRPLKSLSDMLKGKQGRFRQNLLGKRVDYSARSVIVVGPQLKLHQCGLPKAMALELFKPFVMKRLVDLNHAQNIKSAKRMVERGRTVVYDVLEEVIAEHPVLLNRAPTLHRLGIQAFEPQLVEGKAIQIHPLVCTAFNADFDGDQMAVHLPLSAEAQAEARILMLSSNNILKPADGRPVTMPTQDMVLGLFFLTTDSEMRNVKGEDRSFASVAEAIMAFDAGELSLQSKIDIRFPVGTIPPRGWMPPAQEEGEPEWQQGDSFRLRTTLGRALFNELLPEDYPFVDYEVGKKQLSEIVNDLAERYPKVIVAATLDNLKASGFYWATRSGVTVAISDVVVPEAKKEIVRGYEAQDEKVQKQYERGLITKDERTQELIAIWTKATNEVAEAMNDNFPKTNPIFMMVNSGARGNMMQMRQIAGMRGLVSNAKNETIPRPIKASFREGLSVLEYFISTHGARKGLADTALRTADSGYLTRRLVDVSQDVIIREEDCGTERGLKLRIASRGADGVLRKAEDVETSVYARMLAEDVVIDGKVIAPANVDLGDVLIDQLVHHGVEEVKTRSILTCESQVGTCAMCYGRSLATGKLVDIGEAVGIIAAQSIGEPGTQLTMRTFHTGGVAGDDITQGLPRVVELFEARTPKGVAPISEATGRVRIEETEKTKKLVVTPDDGSDETAYPISKRARLLVSEGEHVEVGQKLTVGATNPHDVLRILGQRAVQVHLVGEVQKVYNSQGVSIHDKHIEIIIRQMLRRVTIIESGDAELLPGELVERSKFETENRRVVQEGGHPASGRPQLMGITKASLATESWLSAASFQETTRVLTDAAINAKSDSLIGLKENVIIGKLIPAGTGLSRYRNIRVEPTEEAKAAMYSAVGYDDIDYSPFGTGSGQAVPLEDYDYGPYNQ; this comes from the coding sequence GTGCTCGACGTCAACTTCTTCGATGAGCTCCGGATCGGTCTGGCCACCGCTGACGACATCCGTCAGTGGAGCCACGGCGAGGTCAAGAAGCCCGAGACCATCAACTACCGCACCCTCAAGCCCGAAAAGGACGGACTCTTCTGCGAGAAGATCTTCGGTCCGACCCGGGACTGGGAGTGCTACTGCGGCAAGTACAAGCGTGTCCGGTTCAAGGGCATCATCTGTGAGCGCTGTGGCGTCGAGGTGACTCGCGCCAAGGTGCGTCGTGAGCGGATGGGCCACATCGAGCTGGCCGCGCCCGTGACGCACATCTGGTACTTCAAGGGTGTCCCGAGCCGGCTGGGCTACCTGCTCGACCTGGCTCCCAAGGACCTCGAGAAGGTCATCTACTTCGCGGCGTACATGATCACGTACGTCGACGAGGAGCGCCGTACCCGCGACCTGCCCTCCCTGGAGGCGCACGTCTCCGTGGAGCGTCAGCAGGTCGAGAACCGTCGCGACGCCGACCTCGAGGCCCGCGCCAAGAAGCTCGAGACCGACCTGGCCGAGCTGGAGGCCGAGGGCGCCAAGGCCGACGTGCGCCGCAAGGTGCGCGAGGGTGCCGAGCGTGAGATGAAGCAGCTGCGCGACCGTTCGCAGCGCGAGATCGACCGCCTCGACGAGGTGTGGACCCGGTTCAAGAACCTCAAGGTCCAGGACCTCGAGGGGGACGAGCTCCTCTACCGCGAGCTGCGCGACCGCTTCGGCACGTACTTCGACGGCTCGATGGGTGCCGCGGCGCTGCAGAAGCGCCTGGAGTCCTTCGACCTCGACGAGGAGGCCGAGAAGCTCCGCGAGATCATCCGTACCGGCAAGGGCCAGAAGAAGACCCGTGCGCTCAAGCGCCTCAAGGTCGTCTCCGCGTTCCTGCAGACCAGCAACAGCCCCAAGGGCATGGTGCTCGACTGCGTGCCGGTCATCCCGCCGGACCTTCGCCCGATGGTGCAGCTGGACGGTGGCCGCTTCGCGACCTCCGACCTGAACGACCTGTACCGCCGTGTGATCAACCGCAACAACCGTCTGAAGAGGCTTCTCGACCTCGGCGCGCCCGAGATCATCGTCAACAACGAGAAGCGCATGCTTCAGGAGGCTGTTGACGCCCTCTTCGACAACGGTCGTCGTGGTCGCCCGGTGACGGGCCCCGGCAACCGTCCGCTGAAGTCCCTCAGCGACATGCTGAAGGGTAAGCAGGGTCGATTCCGTCAGAACCTGCTCGGCAAGCGTGTGGACTACTCCGCGCGTTCCGTGATCGTCGTCGGTCCGCAGCTGAAGCTGCACCAGTGCGGTCTGCCCAAGGCGATGGCGCTGGAGCTCTTCAAGCCGTTCGTGATGAAGCGCCTGGTCGACCTGAACCACGCGCAGAACATCAAGAGCGCCAAGCGCATGGTGGAGCGCGGCCGCACGGTCGTGTACGACGTCCTCGAAGAGGTCATCGCCGAGCACCCGGTTCTGCTGAACCGTGCTCCCACCCTGCACCGCCTCGGCATCCAGGCCTTCGAGCCGCAGCTGGTCGAGGGCAAGGCCATCCAGATCCACCCGCTCGTCTGCACCGCGTTCAACGCGGACTTCGACGGTGACCAGATGGCCGTGCACCTGCCGCTGTCCGCGGAGGCGCAGGCCGAGGCCCGCATCCTGATGCTGTCCTCGAACAACATCCTCAAGCCCGCCGACGGTCGTCCGGTGACGATGCCGACCCAGGACATGGTCCTCGGTCTGTTCTTCCTCACCACCGACTCCGAGATGCGGAACGTCAAGGGCGAGGACCGCTCCTTCGCGTCCGTGGCCGAGGCGATCATGGCCTTCGACGCGGGCGAGCTCTCGCTCCAGTCGAAGATCGACATCCGCTTCCCGGTCGGCACCATCCCGCCCCGCGGCTGGATGCCGCCGGCGCAGGAGGAGGGCGAGCCGGAGTGGCAGCAGGGTGACTCGTTCCGTCTGCGGACGACCCTGGGCCGCGCGCTCTTCAACGAGCTGCTGCCCGAGGACTACCCGTTCGTCGACTACGAGGTCGGCAAGAAGCAGCTCTCCGAGATCGTCAACGACCTCGCCGAGCGCTACCCCAAGGTGATCGTGGCGGCGACGCTCGACAACCTGAAGGCGTCCGGCTTCTACTGGGCGACCCGTTCCGGTGTCACCGTGGCCATCTCCGACGTCGTCGTTCCCGAGGCGAAGAAGGAGATCGTCCGCGGCTACGAGGCGCAGGACGAGAAGGTCCAGAAGCAGTACGAGCGCGGTCTGATCACCAAGGACGAGCGCACGCAGGAGCTCATCGCGATCTGGACCAAGGCGACCAACGAGGTCGCCGAGGCGATGAACGACAACTTCCCGAAGACCAACCCGATCTTCATGATGGTGAACTCGGGTGCACGAGGCAACATGATGCAGATGCGTCAGATCGCCGGTATGCGTGGTCTCGTGTCGAACGCCAAGAACGAGACGATCCCGCGTCCGATCAAGGCGTCGTTCCGTGAGGGCCTGTCCGTGCTGGAGTACTTCATCTCCACGCACGGTGCCCGTAAGGGTCTGGCGGACACCGCCCTGCGTACCGCCGACTCGGGTTACCTGACCCGTCGTCTGGTGGACGTCTCGCAGGACGTCATCATCCGCGAGGAGGACTGCGGCACCGAGCGCGGTCTGAAGCTGCGGATCGCCTCGCGCGGCGCCGACGGCGTGCTGCGCAAGGCCGAGGACGTCGAGACCAGCGTCTACGCCCGCATGCTCGCCGAGGACGTCGTCATCGACGGCAAGGTGATCGCGCCGGCCAACGTGGACCTGGGCGACGTGCTCATCGACCAGCTGGTGCACCACGGTGTCGAGGAGGTCAAGACCCGTTCGATCCTGACCTGCGAGTCCCAGGTCGGCACCTGCGCGATGTGCTACGGCCGTTCGCTGGCCACCGGCAAGCTGGTCGACATCGGTGAGGCGGTCGGCATCATCGCCGCCCAGTCCATCGGTGAGCCCGGTACCCAGCTGACGATGCGTACCTTCCACACCGGTGGTGTGGCCGGTGACGACATCACCCAGGGTCTGCCGCGTGTCGTCGAGCTCTTCGAGGCCCGTACCCCGAAGGGTGTCGCCCCGATCTCCGAGGCCACCGGCCGCGTGCGGATCGAGGAGACCGAGAAGACCAAGAAGCTGGTCGTCACCCCGGACGACGGCAGCGACGAGACGGCGTACCCGATCTCGAAGCGTGCCCGACTCCTGGTCAGCGAGGGCGAGCACGTCGAGGTGGGCCAGAAGCTCACCGTGGGTGCCACCAACCCGCACGACGTGCTGCGCATCCTGGGTCAGCGTGCCGTCCAGGTCCACCTGGTCGGCGAGGTCCAGAAGGTCTACAACTCGCAGGGTGTGTCGATCCACGACAAGCACATCGAGATCATCATCCGGCAGATGCTGCGCCGTGTGACGATCATCGAGTCCGGCGACGCCGAGCTGCTGCCCGGTGAGCTGGTCGAGCGCTCGAAGTTCGAGACCGAGAACCGTCGTGTGGTGCAGGAGGGCGGTCACCCGGCCTCCGGTCGTCCGCAGCTCATGGGTATCACCAAGGCCTCGCTGGCCACGGAGTCCTGGCTGTCGGCGGCGTCCTTCCAGGAGACGACGCGAGTCCTCACGGATGCGGCGATCAACGCCAAGTCCGACTCGCTCATCGGCCTCAAGGAGAACGTCATCATCGGTAAGCTCATCCCGGCCGGTACGGGTCTGTCCCGCTA
- the rpoB gene encoding DNA-directed RNA polymerase subunit beta — protein MAASRNASTANTNNGASTAPLRISFAKIKEPLEVPNLLALQTESFDWLLGNTAWQSRVEAALESGQDVPTKSGLEEIFEEISPIEDFSGSMSLTFRDHRFEPPKNSIDECKDRDFTYAAPLFVTAEFTNNETGEIKSQTVFMGDFPLMTHKGTFVINGTERVVVSQLVRSPGVYFDSSIDKTSDKDIFSAKVIPSRGAWLELEIDKRDMVGVRIDRKRKQSVTVLLKALGWTTEQILEEFGEYESMRATLEKDHTQGQDDALLDIYRKLRPGEPPTREAAQTLLENLYFNPKRYDLAKVGRYKVNKKLGAEAPLDAGVLTVEDVISTIKYLVKLHAGETETAADNGQTIVVETDDIDHFGNRRLRSVGELIQNQVRTGLARMERVVRERMTTQDVEAITPQTLINIRPVVASIKEFFGTSQLSQFMDQNNPLSGLTHKRRLSALGPGGLSRERAGFEVRDVHPSHYGRMCPIETPEGPNIGLIGSLASYGRVNAFGFVETPYRKVVEGQVTDEVDYLTADEEDRFVIAQANATLNDDMRFTENRVLVRRRGGEVDYVAGDDVDYMDVSPRQMVSVATAMIPFLEHDDANRALMGANMMRQAVPLIKSESPLVGTGMEYRSAVDAGDVVKAEKAGVVQEVSADYITTANDDGTYITYRLAKFARSNQGTSVNQKVIVNEGDRIIEGQVLADGPATENGEMALGKNLLVAFMPWEGHNYEDAIILSQRLVQDDVLSSIHIEEHEVDARDTKLGPEEITRDIPNVSEEVLADLDERGIIRIGAEVVAGDILVGKVTPKGETELTPEERLLRAIFGEKAREVRDTSLKVPHGEIGKVIGVRVFDREEGDELPPGVNQLVRVYVAQKRKITDGDKLAGRHGNKGVISKILPIEDMPFLEDGTPVDIILNPLGVPSRMNPGQVLEIHLGWLASRGWDVSGLGEEWAQRLQAIGADSVQPGTNVATPVFDGAREDELAGLLEHTIPNRDGERMVLPTGKAPLFDGRSGEPFPEPISVGYMYILKLHHLVDDKLHARSTGPYSMITQQPLGGKAQFGGQRFGEMEVWALEAYGAAYALQELLTIKSDDVTGRVKVYEAIVKGENIPEPGIPESFKVLIKEMQSLCLNVEVLSSDGMSIEMRDTDEDVFRAAEELGIDLSRREPSSVEEV, from the coding sequence TTGGCCGCCTCGCGCAACGCCTCGACCGCGAATACGAACAACGGCGCCAGCACCGCCCCGCTGCGCATCTCCTTTGCAAAGATCAAGGAGCCCCTCGAGGTTCCCAACCTGCTCGCGCTGCAGACCGAGAGCTTTGACTGGCTGCTCGGGAACACCGCCTGGCAGAGTCGGGTCGAGGCGGCTCTGGAGTCCGGTCAGGACGTCCCCACCAAGTCCGGTCTCGAGGAGATCTTCGAGGAGATCTCCCCGATCGAGGACTTCTCCGGGTCGATGTCGCTGACGTTCCGCGACCACCGTTTCGAGCCGCCGAAGAACAGCATCGACGAGTGCAAGGACCGCGACTTCACGTACGCGGCCCCGCTCTTCGTGACGGCAGAGTTCACCAACAACGAGACCGGCGAGATCAAGTCTCAGACCGTCTTCATGGGCGACTTCCCGCTCATGACGCACAAGGGCACGTTCGTCATCAACGGCACCGAGCGTGTCGTGGTGTCGCAGCTGGTCCGTTCGCCCGGTGTCTACTTCGACTCCTCCATCGACAAGACGTCCGACAAGGACATCTTCTCCGCCAAGGTCATCCCGTCCCGGGGCGCCTGGCTGGAGCTGGAGATCGACAAGCGCGACATGGTCGGTGTGCGCATCGACCGCAAGCGCAAGCAGTCCGTGACCGTTCTGCTCAAGGCTCTCGGTTGGACGACCGAGCAGATCCTGGAGGAGTTCGGCGAGTACGAGTCCATGCGCGCCACCCTGGAGAAGGACCACACCCAGGGCCAGGACGACGCGCTGCTCGACATCTACCGCAAGCTGCGTCCGGGCGAGCCCCCGACGCGCGAGGCGGCGCAGACGCTCCTCGAGAACCTGTACTTCAACCCCAAGCGCTACGACCTCGCGAAGGTCGGCCGCTACAAGGTCAACAAGAAGCTGGGTGCGGAGGCTCCGCTCGACGCAGGCGTCCTGACCGTCGAGGACGTCATCTCGACGATCAAGTACCTGGTCAAGCTGCACGCCGGTGAGACCGAGACGGCCGCCGACAACGGCCAGACGATCGTCGTCGAGACCGACGACATCGACCACTTCGGCAACCGTCGTCTGCGCAGCGTCGGCGAGCTCATCCAGAACCAGGTCCGCACGGGTCTGGCTCGTATGGAGCGCGTCGTCCGTGAGCGCATGACGACTCAGGACGTCGAGGCGATCACGCCGCAGACCCTGATCAACATCCGGCCGGTCGTCGCCTCCATCAAGGAGTTCTTCGGCACCAGCCAGCTGTCGCAGTTCATGGACCAGAACAACCCGCTGTCGGGTCTCACCCACAAGCGCCGTCTGTCGGCTCTTGGCCCGGGTGGTCTCTCCCGTGAGCGGGCCGGCTTCGAGGTCCGTGACGTGCACCCGTCTCACTACGGCCGTATGTGCCCGATCGAGACGCCCGAAGGCCCCAACATCGGTCTGATCGGTTCGCTCGCCTCCTACGGCCGCGTCAACGCGTTCGGCTTCGTGGAGACGCCGTACCGCAAGGTCGTCGAGGGTCAGGTCACCGACGAGGTCGACTACCTGACGGCCGACGAGGAAGACCGCTTCGTCATCGCGCAGGCCAACGCCACGCTCAACGACGACATGCGCTTCACCGAGAACCGCGTGCTGGTCCGCCGCCGTGGCGGCGAGGTCGACTACGTCGCCGGTGACGACGTGGACTACATGGACGTCTCGCCGCGCCAGATGGTGTCGGTCGCGACCGCCATGATCCCGTTCCTGGAGCACGACGACGCCAACCGTGCCCTCATGGGCGCGAACATGATGCGTCAGGCCGTGCCCCTCATCAAGTCCGAGTCCCCGCTCGTCGGCACCGGCATGGAGTACCGCTCCGCCGTCGACGCCGGCGACGTGGTCAAGGCCGAGAAGGCGGGTGTGGTCCAGGAGGTCTCCGCGGACTACATCACCACCGCCAACGACGACGGCACGTACATCACGTACCGCCTGGCCAAGTTCGCCCGCTCCAACCAGGGCACCTCGGTCAACCAGAAGGTCATCGTCAACGAGGGCGACCGGATCATCGAGGGCCAGGTCCTGGCCGACGGTCCGGCCACCGAGAACGGCGAGATGGCGCTGGGCAAGAACCTGCTCGTGGCGTTCATGCCGTGGGAGGGTCACAACTACGAGGACGCGATCATCCTGTCGCAGCGCCTCGTGCAGGACGACGTCCTCTCCTCGATCCACATCGAGGAGCACGAGGTCGACGCCCGTGACACCAAGCTCGGCCCCGAGGAGATCACCCGGGACATCCCGAACGTCTCCGAGGAGGTCCTCGCCGACCTCGACGAGCGCGGCATCATCCGGATCGGTGCCGAGGTCGTCGCCGGAGACATCCTTGTCGGCAAGGTCACGCCCAAGGGCGAGACCGAGCTGACGCCGGAGGAGCGCCTGCTGCGCGCGATCTTCGGTGAGAAGGCCCGTGAGGTCCGTGACACCTCGCTGAAGGTGCCGCACGGCGAGATCGGCAAGGTCATCGGTGTCCGCGTCTTCGACCGCGAGGAGGGCGACGAGCTTCCCCCCGGTGTGAACCAGCTGGTGCGCGTGTACGTGGCGCAGAAGCGCAAGATCACCGACGGTGACAAGCTCGCCGGCCGTCACGGCAACAAGGGTGTCATCTCCAAGATCCTGCCGATCGAGGACATGCCGTTCCTGGAGGACGGCACCCCGGTCGACATCATCCTCAACCCGCTGGGTGTGCCGTCCCGAATGAACCCGGGACAGGTCCTGGAGATCCACCTCGGCTGGCTCGCCAGCCGCGGCTGGGACGTCTCCGGCCTCGGCGAGGAGTGGGCGCAGCGCCTCCAGGCGATCGGCGCCGACAGCGTCCAGCCCGGCACCAACGTCGCCACCCCGGTCTTCGACGGTGCGCGTGAGGACGAGCTCGCCGGTCTGCTGGAGCACACGATCCCGAACCGGGACGGCGAGCGCATGGTGCTCCCGACCGGTAAGGCGCCGCTGTTCGACGGCCGCTCGGGTGAGCCGTTCCCGGAGCCGATCTCGGTCGGCTACATGTACATCCTGAAGCTGCACCACTTGGTCGACGACAAGCTGCACGCCCGCTCGACCGGTCCGTACAGCATGATCACCCAGCAGCCGCTGGGTGGTAAGGCCCAGTTCGGTGGCCAGCGCTTCGGTGAGATGGAGGTGTGGGCGCTCGAGGCTTACGGCGCCGCGTACGCCCTCCAGGAGCTGCTGACCATCAAGTCCGACGACGTGACCGGCCGCGTGAAGGTCTACGAGGCCATCGTCAAGGGCGAGAACATCCCCGAGCCCGGCATCCCCGAGTCCTTCAAGGTGCTCATCAAGGAGATGCAGTCGCTCTGCCTGAACGTGGAGGTGCTGTCCAGCGACGGTATGTCCATCGAGATGCGTGACACCGACGAGGACGTCTTCCGCGCTGCGGAGGAGCTCGGCATCGACCTGTCCCGGCGCGAGCCGAGCAGCGTCGAAGAGGTCTGA
- the rplL gene encoding 50S ribosomal protein L7/L12 yields the protein MVALTQDELLAEFEGMTLIQLSEFVKAFEEKFDVTAAAAVAVAGPAVPGAPAEAAEEQDEFDVILTGAGDKKIQVIKVVRELTSLGLKEAKDLVDGAPKPVLEKVAKEAAEKAAESLKGAGASVEVK from the coding sequence ATCGTGGCTCTCACCCAGGACGAACTGCTCGCCGAGTTCGAGGGCATGACCCTCATCCAGCTCTCCGAGTTCGTGAAGGCGTTCGAGGAGAAGTTCGACGTCACCGCCGCCGCCGCGGTCGCCGTCGCCGGTCCGGCCGTGCCGGGCGCCCCCGCCGAGGCCGCTGAGGAGCAGGACGAGTTCGACGTCATCCTCACGGGTGCCGGCGACAAGAAGATCCAGGTCATCAAGGTCGTGCGTGAGCTGACCTCCCTGGGTCTGAAGGAGGCCAAGGACCTCGTGGACGGCGCCCCGAAGCCCGTTCTCGAGAAGGTCGCCAAGGAGGCCGCGGAGAAGGCCGCCGAGTCCCTCAAGGGCGCCGGCGCCTCCGTCGAGGTCAAGTAA
- the rplJ gene encoding 50S ribosomal protein L10, producing the protein MARPDKAAAVAELTEQFRSSNAAVLTEYRGLTVAQLKTLRRSLGENAQYAVVKNTLTKIAANEAGISTLDDLFNGPTAVAFVTGDPVESAKGLRDFAKDNPNLVIKGGVLDGKALSADEIKKLADLESREVLLAKLAGAFKAKQTQAAQVFQALPSKFVRTAEALRAKQAEQGGAE; encoded by the coding sequence ATGGCAAGGCCCGACAAGGCTGCCGCGGTAGCCGAGCTGACGGAGCAGTTCCGCAGCTCGAACGCCGCCGTGCTGACCGAGTACCGGGGTCTCACCGTGGCGCAGCTCAAGACGCTGCGTCGTTCGCTCGGTGAGAACGCCCAGTACGCCGTGGTGAAGAACACGCTGACCAAGATTGCGGCCAACGAGGCCGGGATCTCGACGCTCGACGACCTGTTCAACGGTCCGACGGCGGTCGCCTTCGTCACCGGTGACCCGGTGGAGTCGGCGAAGGGTCTTCGTGACTTCGCCAAGGACAACCCGAACCTCGTCATCAAGGGCGGTGTCCTTGACGGCAAGGCACTGTCCGCCGACGAGATCAAGAAGCTTGCGGACCTCGAGTCCCGCGAGGTTCTGCTCGCCAAGCTGGCGGGCGCCTTCAAGGCCAAGCAGACGCAGGCTGCCCAGGTCTTCCAGGCGCTCCCGTCGAAGTTCGTCCGCACCGCGGAGGCGCTTCGTGCCAAGCAGGCCGAGCAGGGCGGTGCCGAGTAA
- the rplA gene encoding 50S ribosomal protein L1: MSKRSKSLRAADAKVDRDKLYAPLEAVRLAKETSTSKFDGTVEVAFRLGVDPRKADQMVRGTVNLPHGTGKTARVLVFATGDRAAAAEAAGADIVGSDELIDEVSKGRLDFDAVVATPDLMGKVGRLGRVLGPRGLMPNPKTGTVTPDVAKAVTEIKGGKIEFRVDKHSNLHFIIGKASFDDTKLVENYGAALEEILRLKPSAAKGRYIKKAAITTTMGPGIPLDPNRTRNLLVEEDPAAV; the protein is encoded by the coding sequence GTGAGCAAGCGCAGCAAGTCTCTCCGCGCTGCGGACGCCAAGGTCGACCGGGACAAGCTCTACGCCCCGCTCGAGGCCGTCCGTCTCGCCAAGGAGACGTCCACGAGCAAGTTCGACGGCACCGTCGAGGTCGCCTTCCGCCTGGGTGTCGACCCGCGCAAGGCCGACCAGATGGTCCGTGGCACCGTGAACCTTCCGCACGGCACCGGTAAGACCGCCCGGGTCCTGGTCTTCGCGACCGGTGACCGTGCTGCGGCCGCGGAGGCCGCGGGCGCCGACATCGTCGGCTCCGACGAACTGATCGACGAGGTTTCGAAGGGCCGCCTGGACTTCGACGCCGTCGTCGCCACCCCGGACCTCATGGGCAAGGTCGGCCGCCTCGGCCGTGTCCTCGGCCCGCGTGGTCTGATGCCGAACCCGAAGACCGGAACCGTGACCCCGGACGTGGCCAAGGCCGTGACCGAGATCAAGGGCGGCAAGATCGAGTTCCGCGTCGACAAGCACTCGAACCTGCACTTCATCATCGGCAAGGCGTCCTTCGACGACACCAAGCTGGTGGAGAACTACGGCGCCGCGCTGGAGGAGATCCTCCGTCTGAAGCCGTCCGCCGCCAAGGGTCGCTACATCAAGAAGGCCGCCATCACCACCACGATGGGCCCCGGCATTCCGCTCGACCCGAACCGCACCCGCAACCTCCTCGTCGAGGAGGACCCGGCCGCGGTCTGA
- the rplK gene encoding 50S ribosomal protein L11, whose product MPPKKKKVTGLIKLQIQAGAANPAPPVGPALGQHGVNIMEFCKAYNAATESQRGWVIPVEITVYEDRSFTFITKTPPAAKMILKAAGVEKGSGEPHKTKVAKITEAQVREIATTKMPDLNANDLDAASKIIAGTARSMGITVEG is encoded by the coding sequence ATGCCTCCCAAGAAGAAGAAGGTCACGGGGCTTATCAAGCTCCAGATCCAGGCCGGTGCGGCCAACCCGGCTCCGCCGGTCGGCCCCGCGCTGGGCCAGCACGGCGTCAACATCATGGAGTTCTGCAAGGCCTACAACGCCGCGACCGAGTCGCAGCGCGGTTGGGTCATCCCGGTGGAGATCACGGTCTACGAGGACCGTTCCTTCACCTTCATCACCAAGACCCCGCCGGCCGCGAAGATGATCCTCAAGGCCGCTGGTGTCGAGAAGGGCTCCGGCGAGCCGCACAAGACCAAGGTCGCCAAGATCACCGAGGCGCAGGTCCGCGAGATCGCCACCACGAAGATGCCCGACCTCAACGCCAATGACCTGGACGCCGCGTCCAAGATCATCGCCGGCACCGCCCGTTCCATGGGCATCACGGTCGAGGGCTGA
- the nusG gene encoding transcription termination/antitermination protein NusG, giving the protein MSDQNLNDAVEPDESVEDELDIVEGADEDLDEVEVADAEAGEPAEEAALHVEDDEDAEEAVEEETEPVDPIAALREELRTLPGEWYVIHTYAGYENRVKTNLEQRAVSLNVEDYIFQAEVPQEEVVQIKNGDRKTIKQNKLPGYVLVRMDLTNESWGVVRNTPGVTGFVGNAYDPYPLTLDEIVKMLAPEAEEKAAREAAEAEGKPAPQRKVEVQVLDFEVGDSVTVTDGPFATLQATINEINADSKKVKGLVEIFGRETPVELSFDQIQKN; this is encoded by the coding sequence GTGTCTGACCAGAACCTGAACGACGCCGTCGAGCCGGACGAGTCCGTGGAAGACGAGCTCGACATCGTCGAGGGCGCGGACGAGGACCTGGACGAGGTCGAGGTTGCCGACGCCGAGGCGGGCGAGCCGGCCGAGGAGGCCGCGCTGCACGTCGAGGACGACGAAGACGCGGAAGAGGCCGTCGAGGAGGAGACCGAGCCGGTCGACCCCATCGCCGCCCTGCGCGAGGAACTTCGCACGCTGCCCGGCGAGTGGTACGTCATCCACACCTACGCCGGTTACGAGAACCGTGTGAAGACCAACCTGGAGCAGCGCGCCGTCTCGCTGAACGTCGAGGACTACATCTTCCAGGCCGAGGTGCCGCAGGAAGAGGTCGTCCAGATCAAGAACGGCGACCGCAAGACGATCAAGCAGAACAAGCTGCCGGGTTACGTCCTGGTCCGTATGGACCTCACCAACGAGTCCTGGGGTGTCGTCCGCAACACCCCCGGCGTCACCGGCTTCGTGGGCAACGCCTACGACCCGTACCCGCTGACGCTGGACGAGATCGTGAAGATGCTCGCCCCGGAGGCCGAGGAGAAGGCCGCCCGCGAGGCCGCCGAGGCCGAGGGCAAGCCCGCTCCGCAGCGCAAGGTCGAGGTCCAGGTCCTGGACTTCGAGGTCGGCGACTCGGTCACCGTCACCGACGGCCCGTTCGCCACGCTGCAGGCCACGATCAACGAGATCAACGCCGACTCCAAGAAGGTCAAGGGCCTGGTGGAGATCTTCGGCCGCGAGACGCCGGTCGAGCTCTCCTTCGACCAGATCCAGAAGAACTAG
- the secE gene encoding preprotein translocase subunit SecE — MADAVGSIDTPDAQDEAQEKKKARKGGKRAKKGPLKRLALFYRQIVAELRKVVWPTRNQLTSYTTVVIFFVVVMIALVTVIDYGLDHAAKYVFG, encoded by the coding sequence ATGGCGGACGCCGTGGGCTCCATCGATACGCCTGACGCCCAGGATGAGGCGCAGGAGAAGAAGAAGGCCCGCAAGGGCGGCAAGCGCGCGAAGAAGGGCCCGCTGAAGCGGCTTGCCCTCTTCTACCGCCAGATCGTCGCGGAGCTTCGCAAGGTCGTCTGGCCGACGCGTAATCAGCTGACGTCGTACACCACCGTGGTGATCTTCTTCGTCGTCGTCATGATCGCCCTGGTGACCGTGATTGACTATGGGCTCGACCACGCTGCCAAGTACGTTTTTGGCTGA